A part of Lutra lutra chromosome 2, mLutLut1.2, whole genome shotgun sequence genomic DNA contains:
- the C2H4orf47 gene encoding UPF0602 protein C4orf47 homolog isoform X1, with amino-acid sequence MPVEGGKTDMERIGLFSEMEYVTVGDKYVSSFNRPFNEAASKNKQMLPGGSKEMSNLQAGYFDPHFVRIFEGEGYVSLNQVRRRHMMEEAKKNLGKAFLPSSGDKKPCGLGSYYGTLGGPVPFFSAQSKPREKYEAPGKNLYTNPGKKGTGYGYANITIGKQFSHSADFYDAPKLNYKKENEEHHRLVKGTPFKLNLYPREYFDTNPYSFEKTLPPIKKTEKKELLSQPFKPSSPGKKAGGMKAGTFDPYPSHSADPYVVKLATQISSKDAKIFHPPGGPKSRPIESIMTLNVKRALNIKNYKTASVQSY; translated from the exons ATGCctgtggaaggagggaaaacGGATATGGAGAGGATTGGCCTCTTCAGTGAGATGGAATATGTTACTGTTGGTGATAAATATGTGTCATCGTTTAATC gacctTTTAATGAGGCtgcaagcaaaaataaacagatgcTACCTGGGGGATCCAAAGAAATGTCGAATCTCCAGGCTGGTTATTTTGATCCCCATTTTGTAAGGATATTTGAAGGTGAAGGCTATGTAAGTCTGAACCAAGTGAGGAGACGGCATATGAtggaagaagcaaaaaaaaatctaggcaaAGCCTTCCTCCCTAGTAGTGGAGATAAAAAGCC ATGTGGTTTAGGAAGCTACTATGGCACATTAGGTGGTCCCGTGCCATTCTTCAGTGCACAGTCAAAACCCAGAGAAAAATATGAGGCACCTGGAAAGAATTTATACACAAacccaggaaagaaaggaactGGATATGG CTATGCAAATATTACCATTGGTAAGCAGTTTTCACACTCTGCTGATTTCTACGATGCACCGAAACTAAATTATAAg AAGGAGAATGAAGAACACCACCGTTTAGTTAAAGGAACACCTTTCAAGTTAAACCTTTACCCAAGGGAATATTTTGATACCAATCCTTATTCGTTTGAGAAAACTTTACCACCcattaaaaaaacagagaagaaagaattacttTCACAGCCCTTTAAGCCCTCTTCTCCAGGTAAAAAg gCTGGTGGAATGAAAGCAGGAACGTTTGACCCTTACCCTTCACATTCTGCTGACCCTTATGTGGTTAAATTGGCAACCCAGATTTCCAGCAAAGATGCTAAGATTTTCCACCCACCGGGTGGACCAAAGAGCAGACCGATTGAAAGTATAATGACTTTGAATGTCAAAAG
- the C2H4orf47 gene encoding UPF0602 protein C4orf47 homolog isoform X2, translating to MPVEGGKTDMERIGLFSEMEYVTVGDKYVSSFNRPFNEAASKNKQMLPGGSKEMSNLQAGYFDPHFVRIFEGEGYVSLNQVRRRHMMEEAKKNLGKAFLPSSGDKKPCGLGSYYGTLGGPVPFFSAQSKPREKYEAPGKNLYTNPGKKGTGYGYANITIGKQFSHSADFYDAPKLNYKKENEEHHRLVKGTPFKLNLYPREYFDTNPYSFEKTLPPIKKTEKKELLSQPFKPSSPGKKGTKYQELQDCFSTVLLTSGRQIAF from the exons ATGCctgtggaaggagggaaaacGGATATGGAGAGGATTGGCCTCTTCAGTGAGATGGAATATGTTACTGTTGGTGATAAATATGTGTCATCGTTTAATC gacctTTTAATGAGGCtgcaagcaaaaataaacagatgcTACCTGGGGGATCCAAAGAAATGTCGAATCTCCAGGCTGGTTATTTTGATCCCCATTTTGTAAGGATATTTGAAGGTGAAGGCTATGTAAGTCTGAACCAAGTGAGGAGACGGCATATGAtggaagaagcaaaaaaaaatctaggcaaAGCCTTCCTCCCTAGTAGTGGAGATAAAAAGCC ATGTGGTTTAGGAAGCTACTATGGCACATTAGGTGGTCCCGTGCCATTCTTCAGTGCACAGTCAAAACCCAGAGAAAAATATGAGGCACCTGGAAAGAATTTATACACAAacccaggaaagaaaggaactGGATATGG CTATGCAAATATTACCATTGGTAAGCAGTTTTCACACTCTGCTGATTTCTACGATGCACCGAAACTAAATTATAAg AAGGAGAATGAAGAACACCACCGTTTAGTTAAAGGAACACCTTTCAAGTTAAACCTTTACCCAAGGGAATATTTTGATACCAATCCTTATTCGTTTGAGAAAACTTTACCACCcattaaaaaaacagagaagaaagaattacttTCACAGCCCTTTAAGCCCTCTTCTCCAGGTAAAAAg
- the C2H4orf47 gene encoding UPF0602 protein C4orf47 homolog isoform X3, producing the protein MPVEGGKTDMERIGLFSEMEYVTVGDKYVSSFNRPFNEAASKNKQMLPGGSKEMSNLQAGYFDPHFVRIFEGEGYVSLNQVRRRHMMEEAKKNLGKAFLPSSGDKKPCGLGSYYGTLGGPVPFFSAQSKPREKYEAPGKNLYTNPGKKGTGYGYANITIGKQFSHSADFYDAPKLNYKKENEEHHRLVKGTPFKLNLYPREYFDTNPYSFEKTLPPIKKTEKKELLSQPFKPSSPGKKIKVNE; encoded by the exons ATGCctgtggaaggagggaaaacGGATATGGAGAGGATTGGCCTCTTCAGTGAGATGGAATATGTTACTGTTGGTGATAAATATGTGTCATCGTTTAATC gacctTTTAATGAGGCtgcaagcaaaaataaacagatgcTACCTGGGGGATCCAAAGAAATGTCGAATCTCCAGGCTGGTTATTTTGATCCCCATTTTGTAAGGATATTTGAAGGTGAAGGCTATGTAAGTCTGAACCAAGTGAGGAGACGGCATATGAtggaagaagcaaaaaaaaatctaggcaaAGCCTTCCTCCCTAGTAGTGGAGATAAAAAGCC ATGTGGTTTAGGAAGCTACTATGGCACATTAGGTGGTCCCGTGCCATTCTTCAGTGCACAGTCAAAACCCAGAGAAAAATATGAGGCACCTGGAAAGAATTTATACACAAacccaggaaagaaaggaactGGATATGG CTATGCAAATATTACCATTGGTAAGCAGTTTTCACACTCTGCTGATTTCTACGATGCACCGAAACTAAATTATAAg AAGGAGAATGAAGAACACCACCGTTTAGTTAAAGGAACACCTTTCAAGTTAAACCTTTACCCAAGGGAATATTTTGATACCAATCCTTATTCGTTTGAGAAAACTTTACCACCcattaaaaaaacagagaagaaagaattacttTCACAGCCCTTTAAGCCCTCTTCTCCAGGTAAAAAg